From the genome of Corallococcus macrosporus DSM 14697:
GCGGGCGGTCGGCGCGGATGGCTCGCGCACGGTGGACGTGCGGGTGGTGGCCGCGACCCATCAGGACTTGGAGGCGCGCGTCAAGGAAGGCCGCTTCCGCGCGGACGTCTTCTACCGGCTCAACGTCGTCACGCTGCGGCTGCCGCCCCTGCGCGAGCGCCGCGAGGACATCCCCGCGCTCGTCGAGCACTTCCTCCAGCAGGCCAAGGCACGCAACCCGCGCTCCGTGGTGCAGCGCTTCTCCCCGGAGACGCTGGCCGCGCTGGGCGCCCTGACCTGGGCGGGCAACGTGCGCGAGCTGGAGAACCTGGTGCAGCGGCTCGTGGTGCTCGGCTCCACCGAGGTGGTGGACCTGCCCCAGTTGCGTCCGCACCTGCCGTCGGACACGGGCCTGGAGAGCCACCCGCTGGCCGCGGCGCAGCGCGCCATCATCCCGCTGCGGCAGTTGGAGACGGAGTACATCGCCTGGGCCGTGGCTCGGTGCGGGGGCAACAAGACGAAGGCGGCCGAGCTGCTCGGCATCGACGTCTCCACCATCCACCGCCGCGAACGCGCGGAAGGCAATCCGCAACGCTGACCTGGGCACGCTGCAACGGTGGCTGTGCCACGGCTCCGGTGTCTCAGAGAGGCGGGCGCGCGGCACAGGCCTTGAAATGACAGGAGGCATGAACCGAACCCTCCTGTCTCTTCTCGCCGCGGTCAGTCTGGTTGGTTGCGCCTCCAAGCAGAAGACGCCCTCCGTGACGGACGAGGCGCCGAACGCGCACCGGAGCCCCACCGCCACGGCGGCCACGCCCACCCGCAACACCGATGAGGACGAAGAAGCGGCCCGCGGGGCCATGGGCTCGCTGGCGGCGGACCCGGTGTACTTCGAGCTCGACTCGGCCACGCTGCGGCCCGAGTCCCGCGAGCTGCTCGCGCAGCTCGCCACGGGCCTGCGGGAGCGGCCGCTGACGCGGGTGACGGTGTCGGGCCACACCTGCGAGCTGGGCACCACGGAGTACAACATCGCGCTGGGCCACCGCCGCGCGGCCGTGGTGCGCGACTACCTGCGCGACCTGGGCGTGGAGTCGTCGCAGCTCTCCATCGTCTCCTTTGGCGAGGAGCGGCCGTTGTCTGAATCCCACTCCGAGGAGTCCTTCCGCCAGAACCGCCGCGC
Proteins encoded in this window:
- a CDS encoding OmpA family protein; its protein translation is MNRTLLSLLAAVSLVGCASKQKTPSVTDEAPNAHRSPTATAATPTRNTDEDEEAARGAMGSLAADPVYFELDSATLRPESRELLAQLATGLRERPLTRVTVSGHTCELGTTEYNIALGHRRAAVVRDYLRDLGVESSQLSIVSFGEERPLSESHSEESFRQNRRAEFTFSSPEQATRGAL